A single region of the Pseudomonas granadensis genome encodes:
- a CDS encoding ATP-binding protein, giving the protein MSLPPNQAIGFGPYRIHPGQRRVFEGEQPLRLGRRAIDILLMLLARAGEVVSKQELMAGVWPDSVVEEINLRVHMAALRKALGDGQAGQRYIVTVAQRGYSFVAPLLLHSMEERPLDDAGGRHNLPLRRTRMIGRQPLVDSLMSDLPRRRCITLVGPGGIGKTTVALRVAEQLIGFYRDGIRLVDLAPLNDPALIGSHLATLLDLVLPEGDSLAALVDALQTRQMLLLLDNCEHLIDAVATLSESILRGAPKVHILATSRESLRAEGECVQRLDALAYPSMSTMLSREQVLEFSALQLFIERATAAQESFELSDSQLPQVIEICHRLDGMPLALELAAAQVTELGLDGLLGQLQGRLPPLNKGRQSSHERHLTLRATLDWSFNLLERCEQTCLRRLAVFRGGFTLESAAAVIVGEQIDPSVVFVSITQLVAKSLLSVEVGDEQVFYRLLDTTRRYALEKLEQAAECDDTRERHAERCLALMQQAKSEWEHTPTALWIERYARGLEDLRAALEWSLHGAGSGGLGIRLAAASAPLWQELSLLKEYGGHVRRALSLFDERDEPCPRLKITLKLALGSACYHTWGGTTETIDAFAQAQQLAQANNDVAGQLRAVSGYMAVNLSCGHYRLALAQSEQFDRLGLHGDPLLSLSTHRLHVLALHYAGDQSQARTHAEQVLQRMAHSGNVNRFTHGFGVQYDQSVASLTVLARILWMQGLPEQAWCAARQALDIAVQIDHGTSICYTLALASCPIAHYNGDQQNARMLLRLLLEQSQKHSVLLFNHWGRHYAQVIDADATELPPTERGGLIGEIMVTLDPRFVDDTLLQRALSGEAGWSTAEILRAQALALLSQNSGCASDPCGSWLAGDGVLSDSANIKQAEHLLQQALTTARSQGALAWELRSATSLAQLWHRQARGHQALNLLGPVVEQFSEGFATPDLSRARLLIDALSEDVRA; this is encoded by the coding sequence TTGAGTCTTCCCCCGAATCAGGCCATCGGTTTTGGCCCCTATCGGATTCATCCCGGACAACGCCGCGTATTCGAAGGCGAGCAACCGCTGCGTCTGGGTCGGCGGGCAATAGACATTCTGCTGATGCTACTGGCGCGTGCCGGTGAAGTGGTGAGCAAGCAGGAACTGATGGCCGGGGTCTGGCCGGACAGTGTTGTCGAAGAAATCAATTTGCGCGTGCACATGGCGGCATTGCGCAAGGCGCTCGGTGACGGTCAGGCCGGCCAGCGTTACATCGTCACCGTGGCGCAGCGAGGCTACAGTTTTGTCGCGCCGCTCCTGCTGCATTCCATGGAGGAGCGTCCTTTGGACGATGCCGGCGGTCGCCACAATCTGCCCTTGCGGCGCACGCGCATGATCGGCCGCCAGCCACTGGTCGACAGCCTGATGAGCGACCTGCCGCGTCGACGCTGCATCACTCTGGTCGGCCCTGGCGGAATCGGCAAGACCACCGTCGCGCTGCGGGTCGCCGAGCAGTTGATCGGCTTTTACCGCGACGGTATTCGCTTGGTGGATCTGGCGCCGCTCAATGACCCCGCGCTGATCGGCTCGCACCTCGCCACCCTGCTTGATCTGGTGCTGCCTGAGGGCGACTCGCTGGCAGCGCTGGTCGACGCGCTGCAAACACGGCAGATGCTGTTGCTGCTCGACAACTGTGAGCACCTGATCGATGCCGTCGCGACCCTCAGCGAAAGCATTCTGCGCGGCGCGCCCAAAGTGCACATTCTCGCCACCAGCCGCGAAAGCCTGCGGGCCGAAGGTGAGTGTGTCCAGCGCCTGGACGCGCTCGCCTACCCGTCGATGAGTACGATGCTCAGTCGCGAACAGGTACTCGAATTTTCGGCACTGCAACTGTTTATAGAGCGAGCCACGGCCGCCCAGGAAAGTTTCGAACTGAGCGATAGCCAACTGCCGCAAGTGATCGAGATCTGCCACCGACTGGACGGGATGCCACTGGCGCTGGAACTGGCGGCCGCGCAGGTTACCGAGCTTGGCCTTGACGGTCTGCTCGGGCAGTTGCAGGGTCGCCTGCCACCCTTGAACAAAGGTCGGCAAAGCAGTCATGAACGGCACCTGACGCTACGCGCCACGCTGGACTGGAGTTTCAATCTGCTGGAGCGCTGCGAGCAGACCTGCCTGCGTCGTCTGGCGGTGTTTCGCGGCGGCTTTACTCTGGAATCGGCAGCGGCCGTGATCGTCGGCGAGCAGATCGATCCCAGTGTGGTGTTCGTCTCGATCACTCAATTGGTCGCCAAATCCTTGCTCAGCGTCGAGGTCGGCGATGAACAGGTGTTCTATCGCTTGCTCGACACTACCCGCCGTTATGCGCTGGAAAAACTCGAGCAGGCCGCCGAATGCGATGACACCCGCGAGCGCCACGCCGAGCGCTGCCTGGCGCTGATGCAGCAAGCGAAAAGCGAGTGGGAGCATACCCCGACGGCGCTGTGGATCGAACGCTACGCCCGTGGGCTCGAAGATTTGCGCGCGGCGCTGGAGTGGAGCCTGCACGGGGCCGGCTCCGGGGGGTTGGGAATTCGTCTGGCGGCAGCCTCGGCGCCGTTGTGGCAAGAACTCTCGCTGCTCAAGGAATACGGCGGCCATGTGCGTCGGGCGCTGAGCCTGTTCGATGAACGCGACGAGCCTTGCCCGCGTCTGAAGATCACTCTGAAACTGGCGCTGGGCAGTGCCTGTTACCACACCTGGGGCGGCACCACCGAAACCATCGACGCCTTTGCCCAGGCACAACAACTGGCGCAGGCGAACAACGACGTTGCCGGCCAATTGCGTGCGGTATCCGGGTACATGGCGGTCAATCTCAGTTGCGGGCATTACCGCCTGGCGCTGGCCCAGAGCGAGCAGTTCGACCGCCTCGGCCTGCACGGCGACCCACTGCTGTCACTGAGCACCCACCGTTTGCACGTACTGGCGCTGCATTATGCCGGCGACCAGTCGCAGGCGCGCACTCATGCTGAGCAGGTCCTGCAGCGCATGGCGCACAGTGGCAACGTCAACCGTTTCACCCACGGCTTTGGCGTGCAATACGACCAGAGCGTGGCCTCGTTGACGGTGCTGGCGCGCATCTTGTGGATGCAGGGCCTGCCCGAGCAGGCGTGGTGTGCCGCGCGACAGGCGCTGGACATCGCCGTGCAGATCGATCACGGCACTTCGATTTGTTACACCCTGGCCTTGGCCAGTTGCCCGATCGCTCATTACAACGGCGATCAACAAAACGCCCGCATGCTGCTGCGTCTGCTCTTGGAGCAATCGCAAAAACATTCGGTGCTGCTGTTCAATCATTGGGGGCGGCATTACGCGCAGGTCATTGATGCAGACGCCACCGAACTGCCGCCGACGGAGCGCGGCGGATTGATCGGTGAAATCATGGTCACGCTGGATCCGCGTTTCGTCGACGATACGTTGCTGCAGCGAGCATTGAGTGGCGAGGCGGGATGGAGCACGGCAGAGATCTTGCGCGCTCAGGCGCTGGCGTTGCTATCGCAGAATTCTGGATGCGCCTCAGATCCCTGTGGGAGCTGGCTTGCCGGCGATGGCGTCCTGTCAGACAGCGCCAATATCAAGCAAGCCGAACACCTCCTGCAACAAGCCCTGACCACCGCCCGCAGCCAGGGCGCCCTCGCCTGGGAGCTGCGCAGCGCCACATCATTGGCGCAACTCTGGCATCGCCAAGCGCGCGGTCATCAAGCACTGAATCTGCTGGGTCCTGTCGTTGAGCAGTTCAGCGAGGGTTTTGCGACTCCGGATTTGAGCAGGGCACGCTTGTTGATCGATGCCCTAAGTGAAGACGTACGCGCCTGA
- a CDS encoding helix-turn-helix domain-containing protein, with the protein MAQLQPTVALAPARQPDTPAIGGLSPQRERLVKQLILERLGDSLEVAELARACSLSRSHFSRAFKCSTGLSPQDWIRTQRIARAKLLIQHTDLSLTHISLECGFCDQAHFCHMFTRSEGINPFAWRCQIMREPRSPRSQPGMF; encoded by the coding sequence ATGGCTCAATTGCAACCCACCGTCGCCCTCGCCCCTGCCCGCCAACCGGATACACCTGCCATTGGCGGGCTCAGTCCGCAACGCGAACGGCTGGTCAAACAACTGATCCTCGAACGCCTCGGTGACAGCCTGGAAGTGGCCGAACTGGCCCGCGCCTGCTCACTGTCGCGCAGTCATTTTTCCCGCGCCTTCAAGTGCAGCACCGGGCTTTCGCCGCAGGACTGGATTCGTACCCAGCGCATCGCCCGCGCCAAACTGCTGATCCAGCACACCGACCTGAGCCTGACGCATATAAGCCTGGAATGCGGCTTCTGCGATCAGGCGCATTTCTGTCACATGTTTACCCGCAGCGAAGGCATCAATCCGTTCGCCTGGCGCTGTCAGATCATGCGCGAACCGCGGTCGCCGCGTTCGCAGCCCGGCATGTTCTGA
- a CDS encoding MBL fold metallo-hydrolase, whose translation MKSMFKAATTMTLALAMSFAMAQAPQVGTQAPGYFRLAVGDYEVTALFDGYNDLSPKLLQGMSQSQIRALLARRSIETPGVQTAFNAFLVNTGKQLILVDSGAGQCIGATAGQLLSNMQAAGYKPEQVDTILLTHLHLDHVCGLVDGQQQALFSNATVYAAKAEADYWLDPAALAKAPAGAKEFFKIAQQSTAAYVAAGRFKTFSAGESPLPGVVEATLEAGHTPGSTTYRFTSQKQSIVFMGDLVHNLAVQFLHPEVSIGFDVNSQQAINSRQAVFSAAAASKTWVTAAHLPFPGIGHITAEGKHFQWVPVEYGPYKRAAKVPLIE comes from the coding sequence ATGAAAAGCATGTTCAAAGCCGCGACAACCATGACGCTCGCACTGGCGATGTCCTTCGCAATGGCGCAAGCGCCACAAGTGGGCACTCAGGCGCCGGGTTATTTCCGCCTGGCGGTGGGGGATTACGAAGTCACGGCGTTGTTCGACGGCTACAACGACTTGTCGCCCAAGCTGTTGCAAGGCATGAGTCAAAGCCAGATTCGTGCGCTGCTGGCCCGCCGTTCGATTGAAACGCCGGGTGTGCAAACCGCGTTCAACGCCTTTCTGGTCAATACCGGCAAGCAACTGATTCTGGTCGACAGCGGCGCCGGCCAGTGCATCGGCGCCACCGCTGGCCAGTTGCTGAGCAACATGCAGGCAGCCGGCTATAAACCGGAGCAGGTCGATACCATCCTGCTGACGCACCTGCATCTGGATCACGTCTGCGGTCTGGTCGATGGGCAACAGCAGGCGCTGTTCAGCAATGCCACGGTGTACGCGGCCAAGGCTGAAGCCGATTATTGGCTCGATCCGGCCGCACTGGCCAAGGCTCCGGCCGGCGCCAAGGAGTTCTTCAAGATCGCCCAGCAATCCACTGCCGCTTACGTCGCCGCCGGGCGTTTCAAGACCTTCAGCGCAGGCGAGTCGCCGCTGCCGGGCGTGGTCGAAGCGACGCTCGAGGCCGGGCATACGCCGGGCAGCACCACCTATCGTTTCACCTCGCAGAAGCAGAGCATCGTGTTCATGGGCGATCTGGTGCATAACCTCGCGGTGCAATTCCTGCATCCGGAAGTGTCGATCGGCTTCGACGTCAACAGCCAGCAGGCGATCAATAGTCGTCAGGCTGTGTTCAGTGCGGCGGCGGCGAGCAAGACGTGGGTCACCGCTGCGCATTTGCCGTTCCCGGGGATCGGCCACATCACTGCCGAAGGCAAACATTTCCAGTGGGTGCCGGTGGAGTACGGCCCGTACAAACGCGCGGCCAAAGTGCCGTTGATCGAGTAA
- a CDS encoding LysR family transcriptional regulator, whose amino-acid sequence MNRNDLRRVDMNLLVIFEALMFEKNLTRVAEKLFMGQPAVSAALGRLRDLFDDPLLLRNGRGMEPTARALAILKELQPAMDVISGAVSRAKEFEPASSCDVFRIGLSDDAEFGLFPPLLRQLQQEAPGIVVVVRRANYLLMPALLASGEISVGVSYTTDLPANAKRKKLRDIPCKVLRGDDRPGPLTLDEYCERPHAMVSFSGDLSGNIDLDLAKIGRCRRVVLGVPQFSGLRALLAGTEMIATVPDYAACALVEGCALRAEDPPFPIDAAQLSMAWSGVHDNDPAEKWLRSRISQFMAAPLDIPSR is encoded by the coding sequence ATGAACCGTAACGATCTGCGTCGCGTCGACATGAACCTGCTGGTGATTTTCGAAGCGCTGATGTTCGAGAAGAACCTGACCCGCGTCGCCGAAAAACTGTTCATGGGCCAGCCTGCGGTCAGTGCGGCGCTCGGCCGTTTGCGCGACCTGTTCGACGATCCATTGCTGCTGCGCAATGGTCGCGGCATGGAACCGACCGCACGGGCGCTGGCGATTCTCAAGGAACTGCAGCCGGCGATGGATGTGATCTCCGGGGCGGTCAGCCGGGCCAAGGAGTTCGAGCCGGCGAGCAGTTGCGACGTGTTTCGCATCGGCCTGTCGGACGACGCCGAGTTCGGTCTGTTCCCGCCGCTGTTGCGCCAGCTTCAGCAGGAAGCGCCGGGGATTGTCGTGGTCGTGCGTCGCGCCAACTACCTGCTGATGCCAGCGTTGCTGGCCTCCGGGGAAATCTCCGTGGGTGTGAGCTACACCACGGATCTGCCAGCTAACGCCAAGCGCAAGAAGCTGCGTGATATTCCCTGCAAAGTCCTGCGCGGCGATGATCGTCCGGGGCCGCTGACGCTGGACGAATATTGCGAGCGTCCGCATGCGATGGTGTCTTTTTCGGGCGACCTGAGCGGCAATATCGATCTGGACCTGGCGAAGATCGGCCGTTGCCGCCGTGTCGTTCTCGGTGTGCCGCAGTTCAGCGGGTTGCGCGCCTTGCTCGCCGGCACCGAGATGATCGCCACCGTGCCGGATTATGCTGCCTGCGCCTTGGTTGAGGGCTGTGCGCTGCGTGCCGAAGATCCGCCGTTTCCGATCGATGCGGCACAGTTGTCGATGGCCTGGAGCGGGGTGCATGACAACGACCCGGCGGAGAAATGGCTGCGCTCGCGAATCAGTCAGTTCATGGCGGCGCCGCTGGATATCCCTTCAAGATGA
- a CDS encoding Ig-like domain repeat protein translates to MDTPTPALNSNDLPPLQIMESFPGGLLNPHAVRHNITLRIDYEWAREDVVTIHCAGTPGFGSYTSPRIPIGGFARPFQTHIDTRLVTFNLGHTVVFTYTVYRGTAEFVSQALALYVAPINLFDLPRPFIRQADNDGQGIELPVSDLDEFTLRINAWLLGTSGQCFWLTANGTNADDTDFEASYWRAPVNVVDEDFQRFGFFEQNFPAAPLQALKNGSVLTLKFMAGLQGSEEPSLAQAFAHRNYIIRTGSAVTPRILSVRDQDGEVADGANTRYTNVTLSGSASGELTVLDGTTPIGTASPVDGNWTHGAPGLNPGPHAFTVRLADGSGSPSNTRRINVVLSDLSLRIVEAPDDTRLDPLNALTSLTAELVYDHLPTDMVSVTVTAADGTPPAGSHTTTPVAAGNTRPIRITLPVSLVAFSVGKTMEVTFSYTRGGAAPVPSLPLRLNVLPIALERLVAPVITQANGDILDLKDIQYGANLEFGVWPLIAVSQRLSCDFAGESDTGPHNLRMWTATVNMVHRAWITNGRFGPNVSVDYLRLLKHGSKLVIRFRVNLDQATDPNTQTVFQTREYTIGRRLETAPA, encoded by the coding sequence ATGGACACGCCGACGCCTGCGCTCAACAGTAACGACCTGCCACCGCTGCAGATCATGGAAAGCTTTCCTGGCGGCTTGTTGAACCCGCACGCGGTTCGGCACAACATTACGCTGCGAATAGACTACGAGTGGGCGCGGGAAGACGTTGTGACGATCCACTGCGCCGGAACTCCGGGGTTCGGCTCTTACACATCGCCGCGCATACCGATCGGTGGGTTTGCACGTCCTTTCCAGACCCACATCGACACCCGGCTCGTGACTTTCAACCTGGGGCATACCGTCGTTTTCACTTACACGGTTTACCGAGGCACGGCGGAGTTTGTTTCACAAGCGTTGGCGCTGTACGTCGCACCGATCAATCTGTTTGATCTGCCTCGGCCGTTTATCCGACAGGCTGACAACGACGGTCAGGGAATCGAATTGCCTGTCAGCGATCTGGATGAGTTCACATTGCGTATCAATGCGTGGCTGCTGGGCACGAGCGGGCAGTGTTTTTGGCTCACCGCAAATGGCACTAACGCCGACGACACTGATTTCGAGGCGTCTTATTGGCGAGCCCCGGTCAACGTCGTCGATGAAGACTTTCAGCGGTTTGGGTTTTTCGAGCAGAATTTCCCTGCTGCGCCGCTGCAGGCTTTGAAGAATGGCAGCGTGCTGACGCTGAAATTCATGGCCGGGCTGCAAGGCAGTGAGGAGCCATCCCTCGCTCAGGCATTCGCCCATCGAAACTACATCATCCGCACAGGTTCCGCCGTTACGCCGAGGATATTGTCAGTTCGCGATCAGGATGGCGAGGTCGCCGACGGTGCGAATACTCGCTACACCAATGTCACCTTGAGCGGCAGTGCTTCGGGCGAGTTGACGGTGTTGGACGGCACGACCCCGATCGGCACGGCCAGTCCCGTAGACGGTAACTGGACGCACGGTGCGCCTGGTCTGAATCCGGGACCGCATGCATTTACGGTTCGGTTGGCTGATGGCAGCGGCAGCCCGTCGAATACCCGACGGATCAACGTCGTGCTGTCAGACCTGTCGCTGAGGATTGTCGAGGCTCCCGATGACACCCGTCTTGATCCGCTGAACGCACTCACCAGCCTGACCGCTGAGCTCGTTTATGATCATCTGCCCACCGATATGGTGTCTGTGACGGTGACAGCCGCTGACGGCACACCCCCTGCAGGCTCGCATACGACCACACCGGTTGCAGCGGGTAACACTCGCCCCATCAGGATTACCTTGCCCGTTTCGTTGGTGGCATTCAGCGTCGGAAAAACCATGGAGGTGACCTTTTCGTATACCCGCGGTGGGGCAGCTCCGGTGCCCTCACTGCCTTTACGTCTGAACGTGTTGCCGATTGCGCTGGAGCGGCTCGTAGCGCCAGTGATCACTCAGGCCAACGGTGACATTCTTGATCTGAAAGATATCCAGTACGGGGCCAATCTGGAGTTTGGAGTCTGGCCCTTGATTGCTGTGAGTCAACGATTGTCGTGTGATTTTGCCGGGGAGTCCGACACGGGGCCGCACAACCTGCGCATGTGGACGGCCACCGTCAACATGGTGCACCGCGCATGGATCACCAATGGCCGTTTCGGTCCTAATGTTTCAGTCGATTATCTGCGGTTGCTCAAGCACGGCAGCAAACTGGTCATTCGGTTCCGGGTCAATCTGGATCAGGCGACGGATCCGAATACGCAGACGGTTTTTCAAACGCGCGAATACACGATAGGGCGACGCCTTGAGACCGCTCCTGCCTGA
- a CDS encoding DoxX family protein — MATSRDEQAQDIGLLFLRVSGGLFLLWVHGLPKLLDFTAQLQLIEDPFHLGARLTLILAIFAEVLCPLLIVAGVLARLACLPILFVLLVALLVVHPQWSVAEGQFGWLLLILFTTVLIAGPGRLAIPVRLPGVLRYA, encoded by the coding sequence ATGGCTACGTCGAGGGATGAACAGGCACAGGACATCGGTTTGCTGTTCCTGCGGGTCAGCGGCGGATTGTTTTTGCTGTGGGTGCACGGCTTGCCCAAGCTGCTGGATTTCACCGCGCAGTTGCAACTGATCGAAGACCCGTTCCACCTCGGTGCCCGCCTCACGCTGATCCTGGCGATTTTTGCCGAAGTCCTCTGCCCGCTACTGATCGTCGCCGGGGTGCTGGCGCGGTTGGCCTGCCTGCCTATTCTCTTTGTGCTGCTGGTGGCGCTGCTGGTCGTGCATCCGCAATGGAGTGTGGCCGAGGGGCAGTTCGGCTGGTTGCTGTTGATTCTTTTCACCACTGTATTGATCGCCGGGCCTGGACGGCTGGCGATTCCTGTTCGTTTGCCCGGAGTACTGCGTTATGCCTGA
- a CDS encoding antibiotic biosynthesis monooxygenase, with the protein MPEALNQPTPGADETVTLIIKHRVKAGFESAYEAWLRNIVRVAGQREGHLGVDVVRGKRGRLDFYTCVLRFSSTEAMQGWLESSERQALVAEAAPMLADGDQTEVAPVNEFWFSPLADAASPPPRWKQAVVSLLVILPHTLLVPLIWGPLLALHPILSNYVVATFFITLTIVLSVVYVVMPPVTRLFTPWLEASQAHEHLDSQETSPR; encoded by the coding sequence ATGCCTGAAGCCCTGAATCAACCCACACCGGGGGCCGATGAGACCGTCACGTTGATCATCAAGCACCGGGTCAAGGCCGGTTTCGAGTCGGCGTATGAAGCCTGGCTGCGCAATATCGTCCGTGTGGCGGGGCAGCGCGAAGGGCATCTGGGGGTCGATGTGGTGCGCGGCAAGCGTGGGCGTCTCGACTTTTATACCTGCGTGCTGCGCTTCAGCAGCACCGAAGCGATGCAAGGCTGGCTGGAATCATCGGAACGTCAGGCGCTGGTCGCCGAAGCCGCGCCGATGCTGGCTGACGGCGATCAGACCGAAGTCGCGCCGGTCAACGAGTTCTGGTTCTCGCCATTGGCTGACGCCGCTTCGCCACCGCCGCGCTGGAAACAAGCCGTGGTGTCGTTGCTGGTGATTCTGCCGCACACCTTGCTGGTGCCGCTGATCTGGGGGCCGTTGCTGGCGCTGCATCCCATCCTTTCCAACTACGTGGTGGCCACCTTCTTCATCACCCTGACCATCGTCCTGTCGGTGGTGTACGTGGTGATGCCGCCGGTCACCCGTTTGTTCACGCCTTGGCTGGAAGCCAGCCAGGCCCATGAACACCTCGATTCCCAAGAAACCTCGCCGCGTTGA